Proteins from a single region of Kluyveromyces lactis strain NRRL Y-1140 chromosome C complete sequence:
- the GPN2 gene encoding GTPase GPN2 (highly similar to uniprot|Q08726 Saccharomyces cerevisiae YOR262W Protein required for cell viability) has product MPFGQIVIGPPGSGKSTYCHGCSQFFNAIGRHVQVINMDPANHRLPYPCSVDIRDYITLEEIMSEQHLGPNGGLMYAIESLNESIDLFILQIKSLVQEEKAYLVFDCPGQVELFTHNSALFKIFKRLEKDLDIRLCVVNLIDCIYITSPSQYVSILLLALRSMLMMDLPHINVFSKIDMLKGYGELPFRLDYFTEVQELEYLNPLIEKEGSGVLGRKYSRLTETIGEMVSDFNLVSFEVLAIDDKQSMINLQSVIDKANGYIFGSSEIGGDTVWAEASRQGAAMVNYDVHDRWIENKETYDKLEKEARDQQLKEREMQAKEIDVNEDDEWESALREWEEKQGTNYVR; this is encoded by the coding sequence aTGCCATTTGGCCAAATTGTGATTGGACCTCCAGGGTCTGGTAAATCAACGTACTGTCATGGTTGTTCCCAGTTTTTCAATGCAATCGGAAGACATGTTCAAGTGATAAATATGGATCCAGCCAACCATCGGCTCCCGTATCCGTGTTCGGTCGATATTAGAGACTATATCACGCTAGAAGAGATTATGTCAGAACAGCATTTGGGTCCGAATGGTGGGTTAATGTATGCGATAGAGTCTTTAAATGAGTCGATCGATTTGTTCATATTGCAGATCAAATCGTTAGTACAAGAGGAGAAAGCATACCTAGTCTTTGACTGTCCCGGGCAAGTCGAATTATTCACACACAATTCGGCGTTGTTCAAGATTTTCAAACGACTAGAGAAGGATTTGGATATCAGGCTATGTGTTGTGAATTTGATCGATTGTATTTACATTACTTCTCCCTCGCAGTACGTTTCGATCCTTCTACTTGCACTAAGATCGATGCTAATGATGGATCTTCCACACATCAATGTCTTCTCAAAGATCGATATGCTAAAGGGATACGGAGAGTTGCCTTTCAGATTGGATTACTTCACGGAGGTCcaagaattggaatatctAAATCCACTTATTGAGAAGGAAGGGTCGGGTGTATTAGGGAGAAAATACTCAAGGCTCACTGAAACCATCGGTGAAATGGTCTCTGATTTCAATTTAGTTTCTTTCGAGGTCCTTGCCATTGATGACAAACAATCGATGATCAATTTACAAAGTGTTATAGATAAAGCGAACGGATACATATTTGGTTCGAGCGAAATAGGAGGAGATACAGTATGGGCAGAAGCTAGTAGACAAGGCGCAGCCATGGTCAACTACGACGTTCATGATAGATGGATCGAAAATAAAGAGACGTATGATAAACTAGAAAAGGAAGCACGTGACCAGCAGCTCAAAGAAAGGGAAATGCAAGCAAAAGAGATCGACGTCAACGAAGACGACGAATGGGAATCGGCGCTCAGGGAATGGGAAGAAAAACAAGGCACCAACTATGTTAGGTAA
- the HNT3 gene encoding DNA 5'-adenosine monophosphate hydrolase (similar to uniprot|Q08702 Saccharomyces cerevisiae YOR258W HNT3 Member of the third branch of the histidine triad (HIT) superfamily of nucleotide-binding proteins similar to Aprataxin a Hint related protein that is mutated in individuals with ataxia with oculomotor apraxia) — protein sequence MDECGPIYVIEWKESPGDQWTISDKSGFTTHLFKLNEDANKDIVYCKHCRKQFIGKNRDLIGFHMNKIHPQITTGMTYNQYLQIFKPTYVPNAHGDEKNRENSFSIGLRPYVLCPERLPEVLYFDDIATIIHDKFPKSEEHFLVLPRSHKISNSHPTTIDNGIKVQLQWHIDWAKRFCWTQFIKKYDIKDISLKEKEAFLANFVQSGVHSTPSMANTHIHVMTRDFHSKKLKHKKHFNSFNSPFFIPWDELPVLDLPGDKELSERYIKNFEMICPYCSTNFKNRFAKLKEHLADEFNMRFVSKKGLITADRAISSFNRFTNDS from the coding sequence ATGGATGAGTGCGGTCCAATATATGTTATAGAATGGAAGGAAAGTCCAGGCGATCAATGGACTATCTCAGATAAATCGGGGTTTACGACtcatttattcaaattaaaTGAAGACGCCAACAAAGATATTGTGTACTGTAAACATTGCCGAAAGCAGTTCATCGGCAAGAACAGAGATTTAATTGGTTTCCATATGAACAAAATCCATCCACAAATCACAACTGGAATGACTTATAATCAGTATCTGCAGATTTTCAAACCCACTTATGTACCAAACGCCCATGGTGACGAGAAAAACAGGGAGAACTCGTTCAGCATAGGTCTCAGACCGTACGTTTTGTGTCCAGAACGATTGCCTGAAGTACTCTACTTTGACGACATAGCGACCATTATACATGATAAGTTCCCTAAATCTGAAGAACATTTTTTAGTTTTGCCAAGAAGTCATAAGATCAGCAATTCTCATCCCACCACAATCGACAATGGCATCAAGGTGCAGCTTCAATGGCATATTGATTGGGCTAAACGATTCTGTTGGACTCAATTCATAAAAAAATATGACATAAAAGATATATCcttgaaagagaaagaagctTTCTTGGCGAATTTTGTCCAATCAGGAGTACATAGCACTCCATCAATGGCTAATACACATATACATGTCATGACAAGAGATTTCCATAGTAAGAAATTAAAGCACAAAAAGCatttcaactctttcaactcCCCGTTCTTTATACCATGGGATGAACTACCTGTGTTGGACTTGCCTGGTGACAAGGAGCTATCCGAAAGGTATATCAAGAACTTTGAGATGATATGCCCCTATTGTTCCACTAACTTCAAGAATCGGTTTGCAAAGCTTAAGGAGCATCTAGCAGATGAGTTTAATATGCGTTTCGTGTCAAAAAAAGGTTTAATAACTGCAGATAGGGCTATTTCATCGTTTAATAGATTTACTAATGATTCATAA
- the GCD1 gene encoding translation initiation factor eIF2B subunit gamma (similar to uniprot|P09032 Saccharomyces cerevisiae YOR260W GCD1 Gamma subunit of the translation initiation factor eIF2B the guanine-nucleotide exchange factor for eIF2 activity subsequently regulated by phosphorylated eIF2 first identified as a negative regulator of GCN4 expression), whose product MDFQAFIFCGRGAKLTPFSNVRGDTGVPKALLPVANRSMIEFVLDWCEQAQFKEVNLVIDASDADELEESLKKYREVRGHYFGLLSQSVGSNHAHYLKKPSPINIIPSKCENTGECLKNELLDKITGDFVLLPCDFITDIPPQVFLDQYLNKDPENLAMAVYYHNGFENIDKKHLKQFLTVYSENLESVSKPVLLDVYSKDDVDKTKYLQIRSQMLWRYPNSSVSTKLLNSFIYFCSHELVNLLKDETEKGAGELDSDSEAVDSLATSFQNTSFLKGKKKLIKDPINCNKSLGKLFRDLSRRSWQHVKPRETIGIFVLPEIGLFIRSNSLSAYMESNRYVLKIKQTAIQQRTTDGSSAIGADSMVGNNCAILEKTNIKRSVLGDNCKVGKRCRIVGCVVLDNVEIDDETQLENVIIGRNAKIGKKSKLTNCYVEGSYIVNEKSTLKGETLTSIYIDDEDYASSLLDSDSSGSESDYTDEYYDDEDYVDDGLFDR is encoded by the coding sequence ATGGATTTTCAAGCTTTTATATTCTGTGGACGTGGTGCGAAGCTAACACCGTTTTCCAATGTTCGTGGAGACACTGGTGTTCCCAAAGCTCTATTGCCGGTTGCAAACCGCTCCATGATTGAGTTCGTACTAGATTGGTGTGAGCAAGCCCAATTTAAAGAGGTCAATCTAGTTATTGACGCATCCGATGCTGACGAATTAGAGgaaagtttgaaaaaatacCGTGAAGTGAGAGGGCATTATTTTGGACTGTTATCCCAAAGCGTTGGATCGAACCATGCTCACTATTTGAAAAAACCATCTCCTATTAATATTATACCCTCAAAATGTGAGAATACAGGAGAATGTCTGAAGAATGAATTGCTAGATAAGATAACTGGAGATTTCGTGTTGTTACCTTGTGATTTCATCACAGACATTCCACCACAGGTGTTTTTAGATcagtatttgaataaagatCCGGAGAATCTAGCTATGGCAGTATATTATCACAATGGGTTTGAGAATATCGATAAGAAGCATTTAAAGCAATTCCTGACTGTATACTCCGAGAATTTGGAGTCTGTTAGTAAGCCCGTTCTTCTAGACGTTTATTCCAAAGACGATGTGGACAAAACGAAATATTTACAAATCAGATCCCAAATGCTTTGGAGATATCCGAACTCCTCTGTATCCACAAAATTACTGAACTCCTTCATTTACTTTTGCTCTCATGAGTTAGTAAACCTATTGAAGGATGAAACCGAGAAAGGTGCTGGAGAATTAGACTCTGATTCGGAAGCCGTTGATTCTTTGGCCACATCATTCCAGAACACGTCTTTCTTGaagggaaagaagaaattaatcAAAGATCCAATAAACTGTAATAAATCGCTAGGCAAGCTATTCAGGGATTTGTCTAGGCGTTCGTGGCAGCATGTGAAACCCAGAGAAACTATAGGTATCTTCGTGTTACCTGAAATCGGATTATTTATCAGATCAAACAGTTTGAGTGCATACATGGAATCCAATAGGTACGTTTTGAAGATTAAACAAACGGCGATTCAACAACGCACTACTGATGGTTCTTCTGCTATCGGTGCAGATTCTATGGTTGGTAACAATTGTGCAATTTTGGAGAAAACCAATATTAAACGTTCGGTCCTCGGTGACAATTGTAAAGTAGGAAAGCGATGCCGTATCGTTGGGTGTGTTGTGCTTgataatgttgaaattgatgatgaaacCCAGCTAGAAAATGTCATCATCGGTAGAAATGCAAAAATCGGCAAGAAATCAAAGCTTACAAATTGTTATGTTGAGGGCTCTTATATTGTCAATGAAAAATCCACTCTCAAGGGTGAAACTTTGACAAGTATTTACATAGATGACGAAGATTACGCATCCTCTTTACTGGATTCAGATTCATCTGGATCCGAGTCTGATTACACTGATGAATATTATGACGATGAGGATTATGTTGATGATGGACTCTTCGACCGTTGA
- the RPT4 gene encoding proteasome regulatory particle base subunit RPT4 (highly similar to uniprot|P53549 Saccharomyces cerevisiae YOR259C RPT4 One of six ATPases of the 19S regulatory particle of the 26S proteasome involved in the degradation of ubiquitinated substrates required for spindle pole body duplication localized mainly to the nucleus throughout the cell cycle), with translation MSQEQDPLLAAMEENDGDDTNGAGTNSNSGENNAAAPETVEPVDPEQAAKEKAMLHFKKRLMEHRRYDDMLKQRRETIRVLEAEYERTEQDIKALQSIGQLIGEVMKELSEEKYIVKASSGPRYIVGVRNSVDRSKLKKGVRVTLDITTLTIMRILPRETDPLVYNMTTFEQGEISFDGIGGLTEQIRELREVIELPLKNPEIFERVGIKPPKGVLLYGPPGTGKTLLAKAVAATIGANFIFSPASGIVDKYIGESARIIREMFAYAKEHEPCIIFMDEIDAIGGRRFSEGTSADREIQRTLMELLTQMDGFDNLGQTKVIMATNRPDTLDPALLRPGRLDRKIEISLPNEAGRLEIFKIHTSNVKKAGEFDFEAAVKMSDGFNGADIRNCITEAGFFAIRDDRDYINQEDLMKAVRKVAEVKKLEGKLEYQKL, from the coding sequence ATGTCTCAAGAACAGGATCCTTTACTAGCAGCAATGGAAGAAAACGATGGTGATGACACTAACGGAGCTGGTACCAACTCTAATTCGGGAGAAAATAACGCTGCCGCACCTGAAACGGTGGAGCCTGTGGATCCAGAACAGGCTGCAAAGGAAAAAGCGATGTTACATTTTAAGAAAAGACTTATGGAACACAGACGATACGACGATATGTTGAAGCAACGCAGAGAAACCATACGGGTACTAGAAGCAGAATATGAGAGAACAGAACAGGATATCAAGGCGTTACAGTCGATTGGCCAACTCATTGGGGAAGTTATGAAGGAACTTTCCGAGGAAAAATACATTGTAAAAGCGTCATCAGGTCCTCGTTATATTGTGGGTGTGAGGAACTCCGTTGATCGTTCCAAGCTAAAGAAGGGTGTCAGAGTCACACTTGATATTACTACATTAACTATTATGAGAATTTTACCTAGAGAAACTGACCCATTAGTTTATAATATGACCACTTTTGAACAAGGtgaaatctcttttgatGGTATCGGTGGTCTTACGGAACAGATCAGAGAATTGAGAGAAGTCATTGAGCTTCCACTAAAGAACCCAGAAATTTTCGAGAGAGTGGGAATCAAACCACCTAAGGGTGTGTTACTATATGGTCCTCCTGGTACTGGTAAGACTTTATTGGCTAAGGCAGTTGCTGCAACTATCGGTGCCAACTTTATCTTCTCCCCAGCATCCGGTATTGTAGATAAATACATCGGTGAATCAGCACGTATCATTAGAGAAATGTTTGCATACGCCAAAGAACATGAACCTTGTATCATCTTTATGGACGAAATAGATGCTATCGGTGGACGTAGATTTAGCGAAGGTACCTCAGCAGATCGTGAAATTCAACGTACATTGATGGAACTATTAACTCAGATGGATGGTTTCGACAACTTAGGACAAACGAAAGTTATTATGGCTACGAATAGACCTGACACTTTAGATCCTGCTTTACTAAGACCTGGTAGATTGGACAGAAAAATCGAAATCAGTTTACCAAATGAGGCAGGAAGATTAgaaatcttcaagattCATACATCCAATGTAAAAAAAGCTGGAGAATTTGACTTTGAAGCTGCAGTCAAGATGAGTGATGGATTTAACGGTGCGGATATCCGTAACTGTATAACTGAAGCAGGGTTCTTCGCTATCAGGGACGACCGCGATTATATAAACCAGGAAGATCTAATGAAAGCCGTGAGAAAGGTTGCCGAAGTCAAGAAGCTCGAAGGCAAGCttgaatatcaaaagtTGTAA
- the MRPL40 gene encoding mitochondrial 54S ribosomal protein uL24m (similar to uniprot|P36534 Saccharomyces cerevisiae YPL173W MRPL40 Mitochondrial ribosomal protein of the large subunit), with product MSSYKHLSKAGARFLEQVQAKNSNIAKQFAKYEGLTMPEFLKPSLPRVEESEKYKSVKQWKYMPGDRVVIVNGKFKGNVCAITQHDVHTNGYILDENGPTNTVPVPKQFWQQGQNSHMVSFPVPVSQADIKLVADLDDPETPGVAKTVAVRDIEFKGSYYDSDYKKIMPYRVVVGENNMVVPWPKPEFKPDGALATRSEIARQQTFWVESVVKNPVPEAALSTIRNPKSKYRRGTLTTKEISRLVAPKMPLTEAKKRYIEQRKELAALPKRKLTDEDQELIGDKVYQHFKKSFELQ from the coding sequence ATGTCTTCATATAAACATTTATCGAAGGCTGGTGCCCGTTTTTTGGAGCAAGTTCAAGCGAAGAACTCTAATATTGCGAAACAATTTGCCAAGTATGAAGGTTTGACGATGCCAGAGTTCTTGAAACCATCGTTGCCTCGTGTCGAAGAATCCGAGAAGTATAAGAGTGTAAAGCAATGGAAATATATGCCAGGTGATAGAGTGGTGATAGTAAATGGAAAGTTTAAGGGCAATGTTTGTGCCATTACGCAGCACGACGTGCATACAAACGGGTATATTTTGGATGAGAATGGACCCACCAACACTGTTCCTGTGCCCAAGCAATTTTGGCAACAGGGGCAGAACAGTCATATGGTGAGTTTCCCTGTCCCCGTGAGCCAAGCGGACATCAAACTAGTCGCTGATCTCGATGATCCAGAGACTCCAGGTGTGGCTAAGACTGTTGCTGTTCGTGACATCGAATTCAAGGGTTCGTATTATGATTCAGATTACAAGAAAATTATGCCATATAGggttgttgttggtgaGAACAATATGGTTGTTCCATGGCCTAAGCCGGAGTTCAAGCCAGATGGTGCATTGGCTACGCGTTCTGAAATTGCACGTCAACAAACTTTCTGGGTTGAAAGCGTAGTAAAAAATCCTGTTCCAGAAGCAGCATTGTCAACCATCCGTAACCCTAAGTCGAAATACAGAAGAGGTACCTTGACAACGAAGGAAATATCAAGATTGGTGGCTCCAAAAATGCCTCTAACggaagcaaagaaaagatacatcgaacaaagaaaagaattggcAGCATTGCCAAAACGTAAATTGactgatgaagatcaagaattgaTTGGTGACAAGGTCTACCAAcacttcaagaaatctttcGAATTACAATAA
- the DSE3 gene encoding Dse3p (weakly similar to uniprot|Q08729 Saccharomyces cerevisiae YOR264W DSE3 Daughter cell-specific protein may help establish daughter fate), with amino-acid sequence MVRRFSGQRIVSEIDFAPPSSMLLTEEDLSNIPDAFEQLNLRESETKSNKYGALQSGGMKLSRKFGGTLRLKQRLSSVPELLLRGIEQQKVNPTNSKTMDPKVIKNSGVSSGSMRRLMPSVMEKDEIGDRLLPKTAIRYQNFKRKASSPLSQEPIINVRKENSYIVMPVTTEIIAPSAVLGSATSTNPEDFDNRPFLKYRERNSNSDLLLDEIMNLYTNRDVSTEDSPIIKKRIDDFIDTIHESLQNHKASREKDRTHKAVDMSPIIINKSSPGYVDCLKLPNTPELSPTENLEANISTPEYVTSGGSDQSSGGEEFSDLDSLALGFKSPVSVSDESFYSCSEEITKDINSPSTTSETSLMSRHFSIRNAGLTAINPKVLNITDMLGFSDEEVEEVTVTDSPSAEYIDISDNYSTKIVDDTTSSIYSLQSATSNQFE; translated from the coding sequence ATGGTTCGCCGGTTCAGTGGGCAACGAATCGTTTCAGAGATCGATTTCGCTCCTCCAAGCTCCATGCTGCTTACCGAGGAAGATCTGTCAAATATTCCAGATGCCTTCGAACAATTGAACCTGAGAGAAAGCGAGACAAAGAGCAACAAGTACGGTGCTTTGCAAAGTGGCGGAATGAAACTGTCTCGTAAGTTTGGGGGTACTTTAAGGCTAAAACAACGATTGAGTTCTGTACCAGAGCTGTTGCTGCGTGGTATTGAACAGCAAAAGGTAAACCCGACGAATTCGAAGACTATGGACCCTAAGGTTATAAAGAACTCGGGAGTCTCTTCAGGATCTATGAGACGGCTGATGCCTTCGGTAATGGAAAAAGATGAGATTGGGGACAGGTTATTACCAAAGACAGCAATTAGGtatcaaaatttcaaaagaaaggCTTCTTCGCCATTATCTCAAGAACCAATTATCAATGTGCGCAAAGAGAATAGTTATATTGTGATGCCAGTTACCACTGAAATAATCGCACCATCTGCCGTGCTTGGTTCAGCAACTTCTACAAACCCCGAGGATTTTGATAACAGACCTTTCTTAAAATATCGTGAGCGTAATAGCAACAGTGATTTGCTGTTGGATGAAATTATGAATCTGTACACTAACAGAGATGTAAGTACGGAAGATTCGCCCATAATTAAGAAGagaattgatgattttattGATACCATTCATGAATCTTTACAGAACCACAAGGCCTCAAGGGAAAAGGATAGGACGCACAAAGCTGTTGATATGTCaccaataataataaataagAGCAGCCCAGGCTATGTTGATTGCCTGAAGCTACCAAATACACCAGAGTTAAGTCCTACTGAAAATTTGGAAGCCAACATCTCCACTCCAGAATACGTTACTTCAGGTGGGTCGGATCAAAGTAGTGGTGGTGAGGAGTTTTCAGATCTGGATTCCTTAGCTCTGGGGTTTAAGTCACCAGTTAGTGTAAGTGATGAATCTTTTTACAGTTGTTCAGAGGAAATTACGAAAGATATCAACAGTCCATCTACTACCTCAGAAACTTCCTTAATGAGCAGACACTTTTCCATAAGGAATGCTGGATTGACTGCCATTAATCCAAAAGTTCTAAATATCACTGATATGCTCGGATTTTCGGACGAAGAGGTTGAAGAAGTGACCGTCACAGACTCCCCTTCTGCTGAATACATAGATATTTCTGACAACTACTCCACAAAGATCGTTGACGATACTACAAGCAGCATTTATTCCCTTCAATCTGCTACAAGTAATCAGTTCGAATAA
- the RPN8 gene encoding proteasome regulatory particle lid subunit RPN8 (highly similar to uniprot|Q6Q5I7 Saccharomyces cerevisiae YOR261C) has translation MSVPYEQVSVAPLVLLSVLDHHQRTNTPENKRCLGVILGDSSTATVRITNSFALPFEEDEKNPDVWFLDHNYIETMNEMCKKINAKEKLIGWYHSGGKLRASDLKINELFKKYSTNNNPVLLILDVKQEDIGLPTNAYVAVEQIKDDGTSTERTFIHIPSTVEADEAEEIGVEHLLKDVRDQAAAGLSIKLTNQLNSLRGLQRKLKDIVAYLEKVANNELPVNHIILGKLQDIFNLLPNLGTPDKDEMIGSSHVLDNVTNNLEKALTVKTNDELMIIYISNLVRAIVAFDNLIENKIQNKKLLEKHSKVEVEQKEDATNDGIPAESNSVPTKN, from the coding sequence ATGTCTGTACCTTACGAACAAGTTTCAGTTGCACCATTGGTGTTACTTTCCGTATTAGACCATCATCAGCGTACAAATACTCCGGAGAACAAGAGATGTTTAGGTGTCATTCTAGGTGATAGTTCCACGGCAACCGTGAGGATAACTAATTCGTTTGCGTTGCCGTTCGAAGAAGACGAGAAGAATCCAGACGTTTGGTTCCTAGATCACAACTACATCGAGACCATGAACGAGATGTGTAAAAAGATCAATGCGAAAGAGAAGCTAATTGGTTGGTATCACAGTGGTGGGAAATTAAGGGCTTCTGATTTAAAGATTAACGAGTTGTTCAAGAAGTACAGTACCAACAATAATCCCGTGTTGTTGATACTCGATGTGAAACAAGAGGATATCGGACTACCAACGAACGCATATGTGGCTGTGGAACAGATCAAGGATGATGGTACTTCGACTGAGCGGACCTTTATACATATCCCAAGCACTGTGGAAGCAGACGAGGCGGAAGAAATTGGTGTTGAACATCTACTCAAAGATGTCCGTGATCAAGCTGCAGCTGGTTTATCTATAAAGCTAACTAATCAATTAAATTCTCTTAGGGGCTtgcaaagaaaattgaaagacaTAGTAGCATACTTGGAAAAAGTGGCAAACAACGAGTTACCTGTGAACCACATAATTTTAGGAAAATTGCAAGACATTTtcaatcttcttccaaaCCTCGGAACCCCagataaagatgaaatgatCGGCTCAAGTCATGTCTTAGACAATGTTACCaacaatttggaaaaagcCCTCACAGTTAAAACCAATGACGAACTAATGATCATTTACATAAGTAATCTGGTCAGAGCCATAGTTGCATTTGATAACTTGATTGAGaacaaaattcaaaataagaaacttcttgaaaagcATTCGAAAGTTGAAGTAGAACAAAAGGAGGATGCCACTAATGACGGCATCCCTGCTGAGTCGAATTCGGTACCTACTAAGAACTGA
- the COX10 gene encoding protoheme IX farnesyltransferase (similar to uniprot|P21592 Saccharomyces cerevisiae YPL172C COX10 Heme A:farnesyltransferase catalyzes the first step in the conversion of protoheme to the heme A prosthetic group required for cytochrome c oxidase activity human ortholog is associated with mitochondrial disorders), with protein MSLVIQPLLMRALNPNLSSILISGRGFSLIQHRRFAFRAGSGNNNSEQNQVHINTAPIEFTANLLAGKNETEAETEGLKGTALKALRCNDTTSDSEPQHNMENLPFKVKLVDKGQRKQIKESKARVEPRPEVSLKKTYIEPYLQLSKPRLTVLVMLSAICSYALSPYPATVLQLLSLTVGTTLCSASANAINMGREPDFDRQMIRTQARPVVRGIVSPNQAFKFATAAGTLGTSILWLGVNPTVAFLGFSNIALYAWLYTSLKRKHIINTWVGALVGAIPPLMGWAASSPLSHPGAWCLAGLLYAWQFPHFNTLSHNIRNEYKNAGYVMTAWKNPKLNARVALRYSLLMFPLCFGLSYFNVTDWYYQLDSAFVNAWMSLWAFKFYFQQKRNYSKEIYNNKTEFNKGLAMANVYARRTFWVSVLHLPAVLILAILHKKDRWDWLFEDKKQLSA; from the coding sequence ATGTCACTGGTAATCCAGCCTCTACTTATGAGGGCATTGAACCCCAACTTATCCAGTATTTTAATATCGGGGCGTGGGTTTAGTTTGATTCAGCACAGACGGTTCGCGTTTAGAGCTGGATCTGGAAACAATAACTCCGAGCAAAACCAGGTTCACATCAATACGGCCCCAATAGAGTTTACTGCGAATCTTTTGGCAGGTAAAAACGAAACTGAAGCTGAAACTGAAGGCCTCAAAGGAACTGCTCTAAAAGCATTGAGATGCAATGACACAACCTCAGATTCAGAACCGCAGCATAATATGGAGAACCTACCGTTCAAAGTTAAACTCGTGGATAAAGGACAAAGGAAGCAGATAAAGGAATCCAAGGCCAGAGTAGAGCCTCGCCCCGAGGtctctttgaagaaaacataTATCGAGCCTTATCTACAGTTGTCGAAACCTAGACTTACAGTTTTAGTGATGTTGAGCGCAATATGTTCGTACGCACTATCACCATATCCAGCTACAGTCTTGCAACTATTATCATTGACTGTGGGTACCACCTTGTGTTCAGCATCTGCCAATGCCATAAATATGGGCCGTGAGCCTGATTTCGATCGTCAAATGATTAGAACGCAGGCCAGACCTGTTGTTAGAGGAATAGTATCACCAAATCAAGCATTCAAATTTGCTACTGCGGCAGGTACCCTCGGTACATCTATTTTATGGTTAGGTGTTAATCCAACGGTGGCCTTCCTTGGTTTTTCCAACATCGCTTTATATGCATGGTTATACACTTCATtaaaaaggaaacacaTAATTAACACATGGGTTGGAGCACTTGTCGGTGCAATTCCTCCTCTAATGGGGTGGGCTGCATCTTCTCCATTATCCCATCCTGGTGCATGGTGTCTTGCTGGGTTGTTATACGCATGGCAATTCCCACATTTCAATACGTTAAGTCACAACATCAGGAATGAGTACAAGAACGCGGGATACGTCATGACTGCATGGAAGAATCCAAAGCTTAATGCTCGTGTAGCTCTGCGATACTCACTTCTGATGTTCCCATTATGTTTTGGTCTTTCATACTTCAATGTCACCGACTGGTATTATCAATTGGATTCAGCATTTGTTAATGCTTGGATGTCACTATGGGCATTCAAGTTTTATTTCCAGCAAAAGCGTAATTACTCCAAGGAGATATACAATAACAAGACAGAATTCAACAAAGGGTTGGCAATGGCCAACGTTTATGCGAGGAGAACATTCTGGGTCAGTGTACTACATTTGCCGGCAGTATTGATTTTAGCAATTTTGCATAAAAAGGACCGTTGGGACTGGCTCTTTGAAGATAAGAAACAACTCTCAGCATAA